One part of the Sorangiineae bacterium MSr11954 genome encodes these proteins:
- a CDS encoding prolipoprotein diacylglyceryl transferase, with amino-acid sequence MLPYIHVSDIQLGPVPLHPFGLLVATGVLIGTALATRRARQRGLDLDKLNSFITWMLVAGFMGGHMLDEIFYHPTEIARIENGHFEWVRPWSLFLLWEGLSSFGGFIGGLIGVLLWKFYELKPKLNVGPISIVWFTRRKDVQPVLPFCDLILSVFPVAWIFGRGGCSVVHDHPGARAAADAFFAVGYPFQDPNLHPPVKTFIELLHGDYPRYDLGLLEWMFTVVLAAAFALTWHRKLPTGAYVVAVAFAYAPVRFAMDYLRIVDGRNADPRYAGLTPAQWSCIGLFLFGAWLLTKVRAMHLRGVDPMDAVLAPPQGA; translated from the coding sequence ATGCTCCCCTACATCCACGTTTCGGACATCCAGCTGGGTCCGGTGCCGCTTCATCCCTTCGGTCTCCTCGTGGCCACCGGTGTTCTCATCGGAACGGCCCTCGCCACCCGAAGGGCGCGCCAGCGCGGGCTCGATCTCGACAAGCTCAACTCGTTCATCACCTGGATGCTCGTCGCCGGATTCATGGGCGGGCATATGCTCGACGAGATTTTTTATCACCCGACCGAAATTGCCCGCATCGAGAATGGGCACTTCGAGTGGGTGCGGCCTTGGTCGCTGTTTCTCTTGTGGGAAGGGTTGAGCTCCTTCGGTGGATTCATCGGAGGGCTCATCGGGGTGCTGCTCTGGAAGTTCTATGAGCTCAAACCGAAGTTGAATGTGGGGCCCATTTCCATCGTGTGGTTTACGCGGCGCAAGGACGTGCAGCCGGTGCTGCCGTTCTGCGATTTGATCCTCTCGGTCTTTCCCGTGGCCTGGATTTTTGGCCGCGGCGGCTGCAGCGTGGTGCACGATCACCCGGGCGCGCGCGCGGCGGCGGACGCGTTCTTTGCCGTGGGGTATCCCTTCCAAGATCCCAACCTGCACCCGCCCGTCAAGACGTTCATCGAGCTGCTTCATGGCGATTATCCGCGCTACGATTTGGGCCTGCTCGAGTGGATGTTCACCGTGGTGCTGGCCGCGGCATTTGCGCTCACCTGGCACAGAAAGCTACCGACCGGCGCCTATGTCGTGGCCGTGGCCTTCGCCTATGCGCCGGTTCGATTTGCCATGGACTACCTGCGCATCGTCGACGGGCGAAACGCCGATCCGCGCTACGCGGGCCTGACCCCGGCGCAGTGGTCTTGCATTGGTCTTTTCCTCTTCGGGGCCTGGCTCCTCACCAAGGTGCGCGCCATGCACCTACGCGGTGTCGATCCGATGGATGCCGTTCTCGCACCGCCTCAGGGTGCGTAG
- the rlmN gene encoding 23S rRNA (adenine(2503)-C(2))-methyltransferase RlmN: MIAKAETPPIARTPEEWGEAVRAMGGRGFHARQIFRWIHARGVTEPDKMSDLPGAMRAALTEGGLGQVVAIAEERRAADDTRKILGRLRDGATIETVLIPNVTGGKSSLPNPVEQDADASAAADDDEEAAAETGADPVTRVTQCISTQVGCAMGCVFCASGQAGLKRHLGADEIVAQVLLGRSRLDPGEQLRNVVYMGMGEPLHNYEATARSLALLTHQDGIGLSSRRVTVSTSGLVPEIERLGKDFGGNIGLAISLHAADDETRSRLLPINKKYPLPKLMAALRAYPLPSRRRITIEYTLVSGRNDNVDEARKLSRLLRGLPVKINLIPMNPISESALGPPDLSSVLAFQQVLCDDGYSCFIRRRRGDDVSAACGQLALAGAKRKIRLVG, translated from the coding sequence ATGATCGCGAAGGCCGAGACGCCGCCGATCGCGCGCACCCCGGAGGAGTGGGGCGAGGCGGTTCGCGCGATGGGCGGGCGCGGCTTTCATGCGCGCCAGATCTTTCGCTGGATCCACGCCCGCGGGGTGACCGAGCCCGACAAAATGAGCGATCTGCCGGGGGCCATGCGCGCGGCCCTCACCGAGGGCGGGCTCGGGCAAGTGGTCGCCATCGCGGAGGAGCGCCGCGCGGCCGACGACACGCGCAAGATCCTGGGGCGGCTGCGCGATGGGGCGACCATCGAGACGGTGCTCATCCCCAATGTGACGGGCGGAAAGAGCTCCTTGCCCAACCCGGTGGAGCAAGACGCCGACGCCTCCGCGGCCGCCGACGACGACGAGGAAGCGGCCGCCGAGACAGGCGCCGATCCGGTGACCCGCGTCACCCAGTGCATCTCGACGCAGGTGGGCTGCGCGATGGGCTGTGTCTTTTGCGCGAGCGGCCAGGCGGGGCTCAAACGCCACTTGGGCGCGGACGAGATCGTGGCGCAGGTGCTCTTGGGACGCAGCCGCCTCGATCCCGGCGAGCAGCTTCGCAATGTCGTCTACATGGGCATGGGCGAGCCGCTGCACAACTACGAGGCCACGGCGCGCTCGCTCGCGCTCCTCACGCACCAAGATGGAATCGGGCTCTCGTCGCGGCGGGTCACGGTGTCGACCAGCGGGTTGGTCCCGGAGATCGAGCGGCTGGGCAAGGATTTCGGCGGCAACATCGGGCTCGCCATCAGCCTGCACGCGGCCGACGACGAGACGCGCTCGCGCCTCTTGCCGATCAACAAGAAATACCCGCTGCCCAAGCTGATGGCGGCCTTGCGCGCGTACCCGCTCCCCAGCCGGCGGCGCATCACCATCGAGTACACCCTGGTCTCCGGGCGCAACGACAACGTGGACGAGGCGCGCAAATTGAGCCGCCTGCTTCGCGGGCTGCCGGTGAAGATCAACTTGATCCCGATGAACCCCATCTCCGAATCGGCGCTGGGTCCGCCCGATCTCTCCTCCGTGCTCGCCTTCCAACAGGTCCTATGCGACGACGGCTACTCGTGCTTCATTCGCCGCCGCCGCGGGGACGACGTCAGCGCGGCCTGCGGGCAGCTCGCGCTCGCAGGGGCGAAACGAAAGATCCGTCTCGTCGGTTGA
- the mazG gene encoding nucleoside triphosphate pyrophosphohydrolase: MPPKLARFDENAPRPVPPLEQQDGGTFPRLVGVMQRLLAEDGCPWDREQSFETLRKYVLEEACEVIDAIDGKDRHQLREELGDLVLQVVFQAELGRREGSFAIDDVIAAIVDKLVHRHPHVFGDVKAENAKEVLVNWEKIKAEEKKGRPILAGVPRSLPALTRAQRIGEKVARVGFDWENEAGSRAKVAEELGELDRAIASGQTRAIEEEFGDVLFALVNLARHIEVDAESALRMTIDKFSRRFAHVEKRVQENHGGWGAPRTNEAKDANGAKDTLPLATLDRYWDEAKAAEARAKSSNGVEAAGKVEP, from the coding sequence ATGCCCCCCAAACTTGCGCGATTCGACGAAAACGCACCGCGACCCGTACCGCCGCTCGAACAGCAAGACGGCGGCACCTTCCCCCGCCTGGTCGGGGTGATGCAACGCCTGCTCGCCGAAGACGGCTGCCCTTGGGATCGCGAGCAGTCCTTCGAGACGCTCCGCAAGTACGTGCTGGAGGAGGCGTGCGAGGTCATCGATGCCATCGACGGCAAGGACCGGCATCAGCTGCGCGAGGAGCTCGGGGATCTGGTGCTCCAAGTGGTCTTTCAGGCGGAGCTGGGGCGGCGCGAGGGCTCGTTTGCCATTGACGATGTCATCGCCGCCATCGTGGACAAGCTCGTGCACCGGCACCCGCACGTGTTCGGCGATGTGAAGGCCGAGAACGCCAAAGAGGTCCTCGTCAACTGGGAGAAGATCAAGGCCGAGGAGAAGAAGGGGCGCCCCATTCTGGCCGGCGTTCCGCGCAGCCTCCCCGCGCTCACGCGCGCCCAGCGCATCGGCGAGAAGGTCGCGCGGGTGGGCTTCGACTGGGAAAATGAAGCCGGCTCGCGCGCCAAGGTGGCCGAGGAGCTGGGGGAGCTCGACCGCGCCATCGCCAGCGGGCAGACGCGGGCCATCGAGGAGGAGTTCGGCGATGTGCTCTTCGCGCTGGTGAACTTGGCGCGGCACATCGAGGTCGACGCCGAGTCGGCGCTGCGCATGACCATCGACAAGTTCTCGCGCCGCTTTGCCCACGTGGAGAAGCGCGTGCAGGAGAACCACGGCGGCTGGGGCGCTCCTCGCACCAACGAGGCGAAGGACGCGAACGGCGCGAAGGACACCTTGCCGCTCGCCACGTTGGATCGCTACTGGGACGAGGCCAAGGCCGCGGAGGCCCGCGCCAAGAGCTCGAACGGCGTGGAAGCCGCGGGGAAGGTGGAGCCATGA
- a CDS encoding AI-2E family transporter, whose translation MDSRAQLSLTWRRTAIVAGIALTMLLGYLLRGVIVPLFFAFLLAYALDPFVDRLEELKVPRTLGAILVMIGIFSLVIMVLIYAIPLFLDELRAAARDLPSQIEGLEERLEPWLWNSFKLKVPHSLGELGHSLEERLEKQGPGLLSALALAAFGTLSYVAVVLSALIVPVFALYLLIDFDRIVARAAQLVPRRWALPVNDVANQVHRTLGGYVRGQLTANFVLAALYATGLRIVDIRLAVAIGVMTGMLAFVPYIGFFTGLFVALAMATLDWHGPGRLLGVLAVMGGVQLLDGTLITPRIVGRSVGLAPLEVLITMMAAASLFGFLGVLLAVPLGAVVKILIQRLVRVYLMSDFYSQG comes from the coding sequence ATGGATTCGCGGGCTCAACTATCCCTCACCTGGCGTCGCACGGCGATCGTGGCCGGCATCGCGCTGACGATGCTGCTCGGATACCTGCTTCGCGGGGTCATCGTCCCGCTCTTTTTTGCCTTCCTCCTCGCCTACGCGCTCGACCCGTTCGTGGACCGGCTGGAGGAGCTCAAGGTCCCCCGAACGCTCGGTGCCATCCTGGTGATGATCGGCATTTTCTCGCTGGTCATCATGGTGCTCATCTACGCCATCCCGCTTTTTCTCGATGAGTTGCGGGCCGCCGCGCGCGATCTCCCCTCGCAGATCGAAGGGCTGGAGGAGCGGCTGGAGCCCTGGCTCTGGAACTCCTTCAAGCTGAAAGTGCCGCACTCGCTGGGCGAGCTCGGACACTCCTTGGAGGAGCGGCTCGAAAAGCAGGGTCCGGGGCTGCTGAGCGCGCTCGCCCTCGCGGCCTTTGGCACCTTGAGCTATGTGGCCGTGGTCCTTAGCGCGCTCATCGTGCCGGTCTTTGCGCTGTACCTGCTCATCGACTTCGATCGCATCGTCGCGCGCGCGGCCCAGCTCGTCCCGCGCCGTTGGGCGCTGCCGGTGAACGACGTGGCCAATCAGGTTCACCGCACCCTCGGCGGCTACGTGCGCGGGCAGCTCACCGCCAATTTCGTGCTGGCCGCCCTCTACGCCACCGGCCTCCGCATCGTGGATATCCGGCTCGCCGTCGCCATCGGCGTGATGACGGGGATGCTGGCCTTCGTGCCGTACATTGGATTCTTCACCGGTCTGTTCGTGGCCCTGGCCATGGCGACCCTCGACTGGCACGGGCCCGGGCGCCTGCTCGGCGTCCTCGCGGTGATGGGCGGCGTGCAGCTGCTCGACGGCACCCTCATCACCCCCCGCATCGTCGGACGCTCCGTGGGCCTCGCGCCGTTGGAGGTGCTGATCACGATGATGGCCGCCGCCTCGCTCTTCGGGTTCCTCGGGGTGCTCCTGGCGGTGCCGCTGGGGGCCGTGGTGAAGATCCTCATTCAGCGGCTGGTGCGCGTTTACCTCATGTCGGATTTTTACTCCCAGGGGTAA
- a CDS encoding enoyl-CoA hydratase-related protein, translating to MSSAVLLERVGRTSVITINRPEARNALTRDVIHGVRDAFFAANRDSETRCLVLRGQGQHFCAGADLRKNLMDDPNLMDHLEMYMDEYHSLIKAIVECEKPSIAALDGCAVGFGADLALVCDLRVATPEAYVQEKFVKIGLMPDGGGTFFLPRLVGTARAMQMILLADKVMGPELLSLGVVARLVPSPELLASALLVAQQIEQGPPLAYREIRRALYASLGSIEDALRREREGQLKLLRSADCMEGIMSFMQKREPVFQGK from the coding sequence ATGAGCAGCGCAGTCCTTTTGGAGCGGGTCGGTCGTACGAGCGTGATCACCATCAACCGTCCGGAGGCGCGCAACGCCCTGACGCGGGACGTGATCCATGGCGTGCGGGACGCGTTCTTCGCCGCGAACCGCGACAGCGAGACGCGCTGCCTGGTGCTGCGGGGCCAGGGCCAGCACTTCTGCGCGGGCGCGGATCTCCGCAAGAACCTGATGGATGATCCGAACCTGATGGATCACCTCGAGATGTACATGGACGAGTACCACTCGCTCATCAAGGCCATCGTGGAGTGCGAGAAGCCCTCCATCGCCGCGCTGGACGGCTGCGCGGTGGGCTTCGGCGCCGATTTGGCCCTCGTCTGCGATCTGCGGGTGGCCACCCCGGAGGCCTACGTCCAAGAGAAGTTTGTGAAGATCGGCCTCATGCCCGACGGCGGCGGCACCTTCTTCCTGCCGCGCCTCGTGGGCACCGCCCGGGCGATGCAGATGATCCTCCTGGCCGACAAGGTGATGGGCCCCGAGCTCTTGTCCTTGGGCGTGGTCGCGCGCCTGGTGCCGAGCCCGGAGCTGCTGGCGTCGGCGCTCCTGGTCGCGCAGCAAATCGAGCAGGGACCGCCGCTGGCGTACCGCGAGATCCGGCGCGCGCTCTACGCGAGCCTGGGCTCGATCGAAGACGCCCTGCGGCGCGAGCGCGAAGGTCAGCTCAAGCTGCTTCGCAGCGCCGATTGCATGGAGGGCATCATGTCGTTCATGCAGAAGCGCGAGCCCGTCTTCCAAGGGAAGTGA
- a CDS encoding asparaginase, which produces MLLLITGGTLLMRGKKVLEPNKAAARDLVAEVPALGRMARIDTRILFLMDSGDFQPENWVAIAREVHAALSSGKYAGIVVVHGTDTMAYTASALALLLGPVAHPVILTGSQRPLAELRTDARENLITATLAATMPVPEVGIAFASRILRGARSIKRDAWALEAFDSPNCPPLVTMGVGVDVGGHVRAHAGARKLSRFDPRIESRVLAVRVFPGLDPELLKGALRVGVRGLVLEAYGTGNLPHRGASLIPVLEEARERKVPVLVVSQCPRGTVDIGRYAGGADALAAGAISGGDMTVECALAKLMIGLGRYGAGERLARYLATDVVGEITSLGRRARASA; this is translated from the coding sequence GTGCTCCTGCTCATCACGGGCGGCACGTTGTTGATGCGCGGCAAGAAGGTGCTCGAGCCAAACAAGGCGGCCGCGCGCGATCTGGTGGCGGAGGTGCCTGCGCTGGGGCGCATGGCGCGCATCGATACGCGCATCTTGTTTCTCATGGACTCGGGCGACTTCCAGCCCGAGAACTGGGTCGCCATCGCGCGCGAGGTGCACGCGGCCCTGAGCTCGGGCAAGTACGCGGGCATCGTGGTGGTGCACGGCACCGATACGATGGCCTACACGGCGAGCGCCCTGGCGCTGCTCCTCGGGCCCGTGGCGCACCCGGTGATCCTCACGGGCTCGCAGCGCCCGCTCGCGGAGCTGCGCACCGACGCGCGGGAGAATTTGATCACGGCGACCTTGGCCGCCACCATGCCGGTGCCCGAGGTGGGCATCGCCTTCGCCTCGCGGATCTTGCGCGGGGCGCGGAGCATCAAGCGCGACGCGTGGGCGCTCGAGGCCTTCGACTCGCCCAACTGCCCGCCGCTGGTCACCATGGGCGTAGGGGTCGACGTGGGCGGCCATGTGCGGGCGCACGCGGGCGCGCGAAAGCTCTCGAGGTTCGATCCGCGCATCGAGTCGCGCGTGCTGGCCGTGCGCGTGTTTCCCGGCCTCGATCCGGAGCTCCTGAAAGGGGCGCTGCGGGTGGGGGTGCGCGGCCTGGTGCTGGAGGCGTACGGCACGGGGAACCTGCCGCACCGCGGGGCGTCGCTCATCCCGGTGCTGGAGGAGGCGCGCGAGCGCAAGGTGCCGGTGCTGGTGGTGAGCCAGTGCCCGCGCGGCACGGTGGACATCGGCCGCTATGCGGGGGGCGCCGACGCGCTGGCCGCGGGCGCCATTTCGGGCGGCGACATGACGGTGGAGTGCGCGCTGGCCAAGCTCATGATCGGCCTCGGGCGCTACGGGGCAGGCGAGCGCCTCGCGCGCTACTTGGCCACCGACGTCGTGGGCGAGATCACTTCCCTTGGAAGACGGGCTCGCGCTTCTGCATGA
- a CDS encoding polysaccharide export protein, with protein sequence MVSSSGCSGGGPPRPNIPAPMQSTQIGGGDRLEINVVGEKDLPKEYVVNPDGTLDFPYAGSIKVAGLEPQEIAALVREQLIAKKILTDPQVNLTVKEYASKKVSVIGQVQKPGSIVWIPRMQLVHDAISQVGGFTSLAQSNRVLLTRQVRDKSVTYIINADAISEGAQQDIPLQAGDTIKVDARVF encoded by the coding sequence ATGGTCTCCTCGAGCGGCTGCTCGGGCGGCGGACCGCCCCGGCCGAACATCCCGGCGCCCATGCAGAGCACGCAGATTGGCGGCGGCGATCGGCTGGAGATCAACGTCGTGGGCGAGAAGGATCTCCCCAAGGAGTACGTGGTCAACCCCGACGGCACGCTCGACTTCCCGTACGCGGGCTCCATCAAGGTGGCGGGCCTCGAGCCGCAGGAGATCGCCGCGCTGGTGCGCGAGCAGCTCATCGCCAAGAAGATCCTCACCGATCCGCAGGTGAACCTCACCGTCAAGGAGTACGCGTCGAAGAAGGTGAGCGTCATCGGGCAGGTGCAGAAGCCCGGGAGCATCGTGTGGATCCCGCGCATGCAGCTGGTGCACGACGCCATCTCGCAGGTGGGCGGCTTTACCTCGCTCGCGCAGAGCAACCGTGTTCTGCTCACGCGCCAGGTGCGCGACAAGAGCGTGACCTACATCATCAACGCGGACGCCATCAGCGAGGGCGCCCAGCAGGACATCCCCCTCCAAGCCGGCGACACCATCAAGGTCGATGCGCGCGTCTTCTGA
- a CDS encoding AgmX/PglI C-terminal domain-containing protein — MSQTHSGSGMGPGQQPGQQPGQAGQNRPGQMTAVMRAVAQQAGPKVLRIGLVQGGRVIEERIIKQRTSVTVGTSEKSMFVIPSQSVPASFKLFELIGSDYYLNFLDGMKGRVALQTGISDIEGLRGQARKVGNAYQVRLTEEARGKIVVGETTFLFQFVAPPPPQPRPQLPLSVKGGLASQIDWDLTIIAAFSFLLHFGLIGAMYSDWMDPPVNEDINIQSLIDPLKSLPATPTETPPETATSPEAKATAPTKESGATKTSGGGPKGAVSDKAAAALSQQADAMQMQMLAAFGGNSAVQGALNRSDIPPADLSGVASSGAGVSNTGGDLRLGSGGGGVVQPGKAGGGLAGIGNSGGGGVGAGAGKETAVKGPTGDAQIGATTASVPVSNAERVVAGLRPKFRACYNKGLASDPGMAGGVTIVTKVAPNGEVTAADGSNVSGLSPDVVSCIQRVVRNAQFDAPGGSGSTINIPVKFVQQGK; from the coding sequence ATGTCGCAAACGCACTCGGGGTCGGGGATGGGACCTGGACAGCAACCCGGGCAGCAGCCGGGACAAGCTGGGCAAAATCGCCCGGGGCAGATGACCGCCGTCATGCGCGCGGTCGCCCAGCAGGCGGGACCCAAGGTTCTTCGCATCGGCCTCGTGCAAGGTGGACGGGTCATCGAGGAGCGCATCATCAAGCAGCGCACCAGCGTGACCGTCGGCACCAGCGAAAAGTCGATGTTCGTCATCCCCTCGCAGTCGGTGCCGGCCTCGTTCAAGCTCTTCGAGCTGATTGGGAGCGACTACTACCTGAATTTTCTCGACGGAATGAAGGGGCGGGTCGCGCTTCAAACCGGCATCAGCGACATCGAAGGCCTCCGCGGCCAAGCGCGAAAAGTGGGCAACGCGTACCAGGTGCGGCTCACCGAGGAGGCGCGCGGCAAGATCGTCGTGGGCGAGACCACGTTCCTCTTTCAGTTCGTCGCCCCGCCGCCACCTCAGCCGCGCCCGCAGCTGCCGCTCTCCGTCAAAGGGGGGCTGGCCAGCCAGATCGACTGGGATCTGACCATCATCGCGGCCTTCAGCTTTCTGCTCCACTTCGGCCTCATCGGCGCCATGTACTCGGACTGGATGGATCCCCCGGTCAACGAGGACATCAACATCCAGAGCCTGATCGACCCGCTGAAGAGCTTGCCTGCCACCCCCACGGAGACACCGCCCGAAACGGCCACCTCTCCTGAGGCCAAGGCGACGGCGCCCACCAAGGAGAGCGGGGCGACCAAGACGTCGGGCGGGGGACCCAAGGGCGCGGTGAGCGACAAGGCGGCAGCCGCCCTGTCGCAGCAGGCCGACGCCATGCAAATGCAGATGCTCGCCGCGTTCGGCGGAAACTCCGCGGTGCAGGGCGCGCTCAATCGAAGCGACATTCCGCCGGCCGACTTGAGCGGCGTGGCCTCCTCCGGGGCCGGCGTGTCCAACACCGGCGGCGATCTTCGCCTGGGATCGGGCGGCGGCGGCGTGGTTCAACCGGGCAAGGCCGGCGGCGGTCTGGCCGGCATCGGTAACTCCGGCGGCGGCGGCGTGGGCGCGGGGGCAGGGAAGGAGACGGCCGTCAAAGGCCCGACCGGCGACGCCCAAATCGGCGCCACCACCGCGTCGGTTCCGGTGTCCAACGCCGAGCGCGTGGTGGCTGGCTTGAGGCCAAAGTTCCGCGCTTGCTACAACAAGGGCCTGGCCAGCGATCCCGGCATGGCGGGCGGCGTCACCATCGTCACCAAGGTGGCCCCGAACGGCGAGGTCACGGCGGCCGACGGCTCCAACGTGAGCGGGCTCTCGCCCGACGTTGTGTCCTGCATTCAACGCGTCGTGCGCAACGCGCAGTTCGACGCGCCGGGCGGCAGCGGGTCGACCATCAACATCCCCGTGAAGTTCGTGCAGCAGGGGAAGTAA
- a CDS encoding thioesterase family protein, whose translation MSFQVRISVRVYELDLNGHLGGAAYIHYADHVRWQLCRAAGVSFDELRASGVGPINLETTVRYHRELRADDEVDISCTFVFGEGKTFRVQQQFRRSDGTLAAEVISVGGLLDLKDRKLVPDPASHWRAVARSPELLGLRTES comes from the coding sequence ATGTCCTTCCAAGTTCGGATCTCCGTTCGCGTTTACGAGCTCGACTTGAACGGGCACCTCGGTGGAGCCGCTTACATTCACTATGCCGATCATGTGCGCTGGCAGCTTTGCCGCGCGGCCGGTGTGTCGTTCGACGAGCTGCGCGCCTCGGGGGTGGGGCCGATCAACTTGGAGACCACGGTGCGCTACCACCGTGAGCTGCGCGCCGACGACGAGGTCGACATCTCGTGCACCTTCGTGTTCGGCGAGGGAAAGACGTTCCGCGTTCAGCAGCAATTCCGCCGCTCCGATGGCACCTTGGCGGCGGAGGTCATCAGCGTGGGCGGGCTGCTCGACTTGAAGGACCGCAAGCTCGTCCCCGATCCCGCCTCGCATTGGCGCGCGGTGGCTCGGTCACCGGAGCTGCTCGGGCTGCGAACCGAGAGCTAG
- a CDS encoding tetratricopeptide repeat protein, whose product MMRRSLSASIAAFAFAGSAAVMGLAAQGCGAAEQKVEYPQGDAGGPVQTGGGAQVGVAEPGPPGESSGLTGAARDAYDRGWKAWLSGDLPGAKAAFKEALEKAPSSHAAHFSLGTVMDRLGDNAGAQQEFRAAFSAKSDYEPAICAYALSLARNGSTGEANTFITDKQQKMAKSPRILTCAADVKSLANDSAAAQQAAQDALRIDPDYKDAMVAIARDHYRAHRTELAKYALQAILDGFGDSSPPRDRDNAEAHLLRGLILREQGQRQPAMADFQAAVNKRPDMVEALIQLGAMKLEAGNVGEALPLLEGAVRFGPNNALAHLNLGDAYRLSGRPQDAKKEFDTALSQDSSLAVAHYDLGLLYLFSPNVPGTSADTQVATAIKEFETYRSMRGAKAPPGKDDDVDELLSRAKAKQAEMKNAAATAASASAAPAKGAPPAGPQPVSPQPQPAPAPPPKKK is encoded by the coding sequence ATGATGCGGCGTTCGTTGTCGGCGTCGATCGCGGCGTTTGCCTTCGCGGGCAGCGCCGCGGTGATGGGCCTCGCCGCGCAAGGCTGCGGCGCCGCGGAGCAAAAGGTCGAGTACCCGCAGGGTGACGCGGGCGGTCCGGTGCAAACGGGCGGCGGCGCGCAAGTGGGCGTCGCGGAGCCCGGGCCGCCGGGCGAATCCAGCGGCCTCACGGGCGCCGCGCGCGACGCGTACGATCGCGGCTGGAAGGCGTGGCTCTCCGGCGATCTTCCGGGCGCCAAGGCAGCCTTCAAGGAGGCGCTCGAGAAGGCGCCGAGCTCGCACGCGGCGCACTTCTCCCTGGGCACCGTGATGGACCGCCTGGGCGACAACGCGGGCGCGCAGCAGGAGTTCCGCGCCGCCTTCAGCGCCAAGTCCGACTACGAGCCGGCCATCTGCGCCTATGCGCTCTCCCTCGCGCGGAACGGGAGCACGGGCGAGGCGAACACGTTCATCACCGACAAGCAGCAAAAAATGGCGAAGTCGCCGCGCATCCTCACGTGCGCGGCCGACGTGAAGTCGCTGGCCAACGACAGCGCCGCCGCGCAGCAAGCGGCGCAAGACGCGCTCCGCATCGATCCCGACTACAAGGACGCCATGGTCGCCATCGCCCGCGATCACTACCGCGCGCACCGAACCGAGCTCGCGAAGTACGCGCTGCAAGCGATCCTCGACGGCTTCGGCGACTCCAGCCCGCCGCGCGATCGCGACAACGCCGAGGCGCATTTGCTGCGCGGGCTGATCCTGCGCGAGCAGGGGCAGCGCCAGCCGGCCATGGCCGACTTCCAAGCGGCGGTGAACAAGCGCCCGGACATGGTGGAGGCGCTGATTCAGCTGGGCGCCATGAAGCTCGAGGCCGGAAACGTGGGCGAGGCCTTGCCGCTGCTCGAAGGGGCCGTGCGCTTCGGCCCGAACAACGCGCTCGCGCACTTGAACCTGGGCGATGCCTACCGCCTGTCGGGCCGCCCGCAAGACGCCAAGAAGGAGTTCGACACGGCGCTCTCGCAGGACTCGAGCTTGGCGGTGGCCCACTACGATCTAGGCCTTCTGTACCTGTTCTCGCCCAACGTGCCCGGCACCAGCGCCGATACCCAGGTGGCCACCGCCATCAAAGAGTTCGAGACGTACCGCTCCATGCGCGGCGCCAAAGCACCGCCCGGAAAGGACGACGACGTCGACGAGCTCCTGAGCCGCGCCAAGGCCAAACAGGCGGAGATGAAGAACGCCGCCGCCACCGCCGCTTCCGCGAGCGCGGCCCCCGCCAAAGGCGCACCCCCCGCCGGTCCGCAGCCGGTTTCTCCGCAGCCGCAGCCGGCACCTGCGCCTCCGCCGAAAAAGAAGTAG